The following nucleotide sequence is from uncultured Roseateles sp..
GGCAGCGAGGCTTCGCGCGCCAAGGCCGTGGCCGACGGCTACCAGGGTGCCGACAGCCGCGAGGCCTTCTTCGAAGCCTGCGACGTGCTCAGCCTGCACCTGAGACTGACCGATGACACCCGCGGCATGATCAGCCTCGAAGACCTGTCGCGGATGAAGCCTGCCGCGCTGTTCGTCAACACCTCGCGCGCCGAGCTGCTGCAGGAGAACGCCCTGGTCTCGGCGCTGAACCGCGGTCGCCCCGGCATGGCCGCCGTCGATGTGTTCGAGAGCGAGCCCATCCTGCAGGGCCATCCGCTGCTGCGCCTGGAGAATGCCGTCTGCACGCCGCACATCGGCTATGTCGAGCAGGACAGCTACGAGCTCTACTTCAACGCCGCCTTTGACAACGTCGTCAACTTCGTCAATGGCACGCCGAGCAATATCGTCAATCCCGATGCGCTGAAAGTGCTGCGTTGACAGAAGTCGCAAGCCCCGCCCCAGCCTCCGTCTGGGCCCTGTTCTGGGCCTTCAACCGCCTTGCGCTGCAAGGCTTCGGCGGTGTGTTGCCGGTGGCCCAGCGGGAGCTGGTCGAGCGCCTGGGCTGGTTGAGCCAGGCCGAATTCGTCGAGCTGCTGGCCGTGGGCCAGGTCTTGCCGGGGCCCAACATCGTCAATATGTCGCTGATGGTCGGCGACCGTTTCTTCGGCTGGCGCGGCGCCTTTGCCGCCTGCGCCGGCATGCTGCTGTTCCCCTCCTTCATCGTGCTGGGCCTGGCCGCGCTGTACGGCGAGCTGTCCAGCCGGCCGGTGGTGGCTGGCGCGCTGCGCGGCATGGGCGTGGTCGCCGCCGGCCTGGTGCTGGCCACCGGGTTGAAGCTGCTGCCCTCGCTGAAGGTCAATGTGCTGGGCCTGACCCTGTGCCTGGGCCTGGCGGTGCTGACCTTTGCCGCCATCGCCCTGCTGCGCTGGCCGCTGATCTGGGTCATCCTGGGCCTGGGCAGCGGGGCCATGTTCGCTGCCTGGACGCGGCTCAAGCCATGACGCCCATCGCCGTCCTGAGCCCGGCCGATCTGGTGCAGCTGTTTGCGCACTTTCTGCTGCTGTCCATGCTGGCCGTGGGCGGCGCCATCACCACCACGGCCGAGATGCACCGCTACCTGGTCGTCGAGCATCCGTGGATTGGCGACACCCAGTTCAGCAGCTCGATTGCGCTGGCCCAGGCCGCGCCCGGCCCCAACATCCTGTTCGTGGCGGTGCTGGGATGGAATGTGGCCGGCCCGCTGGGCGCACTGGCCACGATGGCCGGCATCCTGCTGCCCTCCACCACACTGGCCCTGTTCGCCACCCGCTGGGGCCGGGCGCGACGCGAGACCCGCGGCGTGCGTGCCTTCACCCAGGGCCTGGCGCCGTTGATACTGGGCCTGCTGATCGCCACCGGCTGGGTGCTGGCCGCGCCCTATCTGCGCGACACCTCAAGGCCGGCGGGGGTGCTGGTGCTGCTGGCGGTCACCGTCGGCGTGATGCTGAAGACGCGGATCAGCCCGGTCTGGCTGGTCTTGCTGGGCGGCGTGGTCGGGGCCCTGGGCTGGGTCTGAACTTCAGCCCTCTTTCGTACCAAATATCTTGTCCCCGGCATCGCCCAGGCCCGGGATGATGTAGCCGATCTCGTTCAGATGGCTGTCGATGGCCGCCGTCCAGCAGCGTACATCGGGGTGGGCGGCTTGCAGGGCCTTCACGCCCTCGGGTGCGGCCACCAGCACCAGCGCGCGGATGTCCTTGCAGCCGCGGCTTTTCAGCAGGTCTATGGTGACAATCATCGAGCCGGCGGTGGCCAGCATCGGATCGACGATCAGCGCGGTGCGCTCGTCCAGATGGCCGACGAACTTCTCGAAATAGTGCTCGGGCTGCAGGGTCTCGTGGTTGCGCGACAGGCCGACCACGCTGACCTTGGCGTTGGGGATCATGTCCAGCACGCCGTCCAGCATGCCCAGGCCCGCGCGCAGGATGGGCACGACGGTGACCTTGCGGCCCGAGATCTGGTCCACCTCGGTGGGGCCGCTCCAGCACTGCAGCGTGGTTTTCTCGAGCGGGAAGTCGGCGGTGGCCTCGTAAGCCAGCAGGCGGGCGATCTCACCGGTCAGCTCGCGAAACTTCTTGGTCGAGATATTGTCCTCGCGCAGCAGGCCTATCTTGTGTTTGACGAGCGGATGGTGAACTTCGATGACGGACATGGTGAGGTCTTTATTGGGCCGGCGATGGTCCGAGTTTAGTCCCCGAACAACAGCGGCAGCACCGCCGCGGCCGTGCCACGCAGGCACTGGTGGGCCACATCGTCCAGATCGCTGGCATGGGGATTGACGATGACGACCTTGGCCCCGGCGTCGCGCGCAAGGCTGGCCAGGCCGGCGGCCGGATAGACGGTGCCCGAAGTGCCGACCACCAGCATCAGCTCGCACTGCCGGGCCAGGCCTTCGGCCCGGGTCAGCGCATCGGGTGGCAACCGTTCGCCGAACCAGACCACGGCCGGCCGCACCAGATTGCCGCATCGGCTGCAATGCGGCGGGCGCTCGGGCTCGGCCGTGGCCGGATCGCAGGGCTCCAGCTCGCGGCAGGGATCCAGCCAGCGGCTTTGCAGGATGTCGCCGTGCAGGCGTATGACGTCGGCATTGCCAGCGCGCTGGTGCAAGTCGTCGACGTTCTGGGTGATGATGTTCAGCCGGCCCGGGTGGGCAGCAGCAAAACGGGCCAGCGCCAGATGGCCGGCATTCGGCGCAGCCGCGCGCACGCCGGCGCGGCGCTCGGCATACCAGTCCCACACCAGGCGCGGATCGGAGCGAAAGCCTTCGGCGCTGGCCAGCTGCATCGGGTCGAAGCGGGCCCACAGGCCGGTCTGGGCATCGCGAAAGGTCGGTATGCCACTCTCGCTGGACATGCCGGCACCGCTGAGCACAACGATGCGGCCGGCCGCGGCAATCGCCTCGCGCACCGTTTGCATCGCCAGACGGGCTTCTTCGCGCATCAGGCCTCGCGAGGTTCCCGCTGGCGCAGCGCCTCGTACAGGCAGACGCCGGCCGCCACGGACACATTCAGGCTTTCCACCGCGCCCTTCATCGGCACGCGCACCAGCTCGTCGCAGGTCTTGCCGGTCAGCTGGCGCATGCCCTGCCCTTCAGCGCCCAGCACCAGGGCCACCGGGCCCTTCAGATCGAGCTCGTACAGCGACTTGGTGGCGGTGTCGGAGGTACCGATGACCCAGATGTCGCGTTCCTTCAGTTCGTTCAAGGTACGTGCCAGATTGGTGACCATGAAATAGGGCACAGTCTCGGCCGCGCCGCTGGCCACCTTGGCCACCGTGGCATTGATGCCGGCGGCATTGTCCTTGGGCGCGATCACCGCGTGAGCGCCGGCGCCATCGGCCACGCGCAGGCAGGCGCCCAGATTGTGCGGATCGGTGACGCCGTCCAGCACCAGCAGCAGGGCCGGGCCTTCGACGGCGTCCAGCACATCGTCCAGCGAATGCTGCTGGGCCAGGGCCTGCACACGGGCCACCACGCCCTGGTGGCGGCTGCTGCCGCAGATCTTG
It contains:
- a CDS encoding NAD-dependent deacylase encodes the protein MREEARLAMQTVREAIAAAGRIVVLSGAGMSSESGIPTFRDAQTGLWARFDPMQLASAEGFRSDPRLVWDWYAERRAGVRAAAPNAGHLALARFAAAHPGRLNIITQNVDDLHQRAGNADVIRLHGDILQSRWLDPCRELEPCDPATAEPERPPHCSRCGNLVRPAVVWFGERLPPDALTRAEGLARQCELMLVVGTSGTVYPAAGLASLARDAGAKVVIVNPHASDLDDVAHQCLRGTAAAVLPLLFGD
- the upp gene encoding uracil phosphoribosyltransferase, with amino-acid sequence MSVIEVHHPLVKHKIGLLREDNISTKKFRELTGEIARLLAYEATADFPLEKTTLQCWSGPTEVDQISGRKVTVVPILRAGLGMLDGVLDMIPNAKVSVVGLSRNHETLQPEHYFEKFVGHLDERTALIVDPMLATAGSMIVTIDLLKSRGCKDIRALVLVAAPEGVKALQAAHPDVRCWTAAIDSHLNEIGYIIPGLGDAGDKIFGTKEG
- a CDS encoding chromate transporter, with the translated sequence MTEVASPAPASVWALFWAFNRLALQGFGGVLPVAQRELVERLGWLSQAEFVELLAVGQVLPGPNIVNMSLMVGDRFFGWRGAFAACAGMLLFPSFIVLGLAALYGELSSRPVVAGALRGMGVVAAGLVLATGLKLLPSLKVNVLGLTLCLGLAVLTFAAIALLRWPLIWVILGLGSGAMFAAWTRLKP
- the rlmB gene encoding 23S rRNA (guanosine(2251)-2'-O)-methyltransferase RlmB, which gives rise to MSAQKILFGFHAVTVRLKTAPQSIVEVHVDATRRDQRMRQFVERVKESGVKLFDSDDERLNKICGSSRHQGVVARVQALAQQHSLDDVLDAVEGPALLLVLDGVTDPHNLGACLRVADGAGAHAVIAPKDNAAGINATVAKVASGAAETVPYFMVTNLARTLNELKERDIWVIGTSDTATKSLYELDLKGPVALVLGAEGQGMRQLTGKTCDELVRVPMKGAVESLNVSVAAGVCLYEALRQREPREA
- a CDS encoding chromate transporter — encoded protein: MTPIAVLSPADLVQLFAHFLLLSMLAVGGAITTTAEMHRYLVVEHPWIGDTQFSSSIALAQAAPGPNILFVAVLGWNVAGPLGALATMAGILLPSTTLALFATRWGRARRETRGVRAFTQGLAPLILGLLIATGWVLAAPYLRDTSRPAGVLVLLAVTVGVMLKTRISPVWLVLLGGVVGALGWV